The following coding sequences are from one Xiphophorus couchianus chromosome 7, X_couchianus-1.0, whole genome shotgun sequence window:
- the arhgef7a gene encoding rho guanine nucleotide exchange factor 7a isoform X2, translated as MNSAEQTVTWLITLGVLESPKKTISDPEAFLQSSLKDGVVLCKLLERLSPGSTEKIYPEPKNDGECLSNIKEFLKGCTSFRVEPFEASDLLLGLNFSKVLSSLVALNKVTADIGVGSDSVCARHSSAHRIKSFESLSSQASLGRSSKLQQNQFRSLDMSENSGQQLLVKARFNFQQTNEDELTFTKGDIISVTRQEEGGWWEGILNGKTGWFPSNYVREIKGSDKQVSPKSVTLKSPPKGFDTSVISKTYYNLVLQNILETETEYSKDLQSLLTNYLRPLQNIDKLSSADVALILGNLEEISTFQQMLVQSLEESTKLPESQQRVGSFFLNLMPQMKALYVGYCSNHPSAVNVLTQHGETLRDFMEGHGAVAPGILTLTTGLSKPFMRLDKYPTLLKELERHMEENHADRPDILKCMGSFRNLSAHCQEVRKRKELELQILTETIRLWEGDDIKTLGSVIYMSQVLVQSPMSEEKNERYLMLFPHILLMLSASPRMSGFIFQGKLPLTGMIVTKLEDCEAHKNAFELNGTMFDRLQVVCANQQDLQDWVEHLTRQIKHSAATAPSHKPLAVPCHTLPSHPLTPSRHAESRAMTVAPTYHTLPHPSSHGTTHSTMTWGPLEPPNTPKPWSLSCLRPAPPLRPSAALCYKEDLSKSPKSVKKLLPKRKPERKQSEEEFALRKSTAALEEDAQILKVIEAYCTSAKTRQTLNSTWQGTDLMHNHVLADMDQSCMDSPGRRSSVSRPELSSDLSEDSDYDSIWTSHSYRMGSVPRKRSRPETGLHVIIPGEEKVFLDDPNRNGQSVLEEKSLVDVVYALRDEVQELKQDNKKMKRSLEEEQRARRDLEKVVRRVLKSINDPAWDETNL; from the exons CCGTTCGAGGCCAGTGACCTTCTGCTGGGCCTGAACTTCTCCAAGGTGCTGAGCAGTCTGGTGGCCCTGAATAAAGTCACTGCAG ATATCGGCGTGGGGAGTGACTCAGTGTGCGCCCGACACTCTTCTGCCCACCGCATCAAGTCGTTCGAGTCGCTGTCCTCTCAGGCGTCGCTGGGTCGATCCTccaagctgcagcagaaccagttTCGAAGTCTG GACATGTCAGAAAACAGCGGACAGCAGCTGCTGGTGAAGGCTCGCTTCAACTTCCAGCAGACCAACGAGGATGAGCTCACCTTTACCAAGGGTGACATCATCAGCGTGACCCGTCAGGAGGAGGGCGGCTGGTGGGAGGGGATACTCAACGGCAAGACTGGGTGGTTTCCTAGCAACTATGTGCGTGAAATCAAAGGCTCTG ATAAACAAGTGTCCCCAAAGTCTGTCACCCTGAAGAGCCCACCGAAAGGCTTCGACACTTCTGTTATTAGCAAGACGTACTATAACCTG GTGTTGCAGAACATCTTGGAAACAGAGACGGAGTATTCTAAGGACCTTCAAAGCCTCCTTACAAACTACCTGCGACCTCTTCAAAACATTGACAA GCTGAGCAGCGCCGACGTAGCTCTGATTCTGGGGAACCTGGAGGAGATCAGCACCTTCCAGCAGATGCTGGTCCAGTCACTGGAGGAGTCTACAAA GCTTCCAGAGAGCCAGCAAAGGGTGGGCAGCTTTTTCCTGAACCTCATGCCTCAGATGAAAGCGCTCTATGTCGGTTACTGTTCCAATCATCCCTCTGCTGTCAATGTGCTTACTCAACACGG TGAAACTCTTCGGGACTTTATGGAGGGCCATGGTGCAGTGGCTCCTGGGATCCTCACGCTGACCACTGGCCTCAGTAAACCATTCATGAGGCTCGACAAATACCCCACCTTACTCAAAGAGCTGGAGAGGCACATGGAG GAGAATCATGCAGACCGACCAGATATTCTGAAGTGCATGGGGTCTTTCAGGAACCTTTCA GCTCACTGCCAGGAGGTGCGAAAACGAAaggagctggagctgcagaTTCTCACAGAGACCATCCGGCTGTGGGAGGGAGACGACATCAAGACCTTGGGCTCGGTGATATACATGAGCCAGGTGTTGGTCCAGAGTCCTATGTCTGAG GAGAAGAATGAGCGCTACCTCATGTTGTTTCCTCACATCCTCCTCATGCTGTCTGCTAGTCCCAGGATGAGCGGTTTCATATTCCAG ggAAAGCTGCCTTTGACTGGCATGATCGTGACCAAACTAGAAGACTGTGAAGCCCATAAAAATGCCTTTGAGCTAAACG GCACCATGTTTGACCGTCTCCAGGTGGTGTGTGCAAACCAGCAGGACCTGCAGGACTGGGTGGAGCACCTGACGAGACAGATCAAACACAGCGCCGCCACGGCCCCCAGCCACAAACCGCTCGCTGTCCCCTGCCACACG cTCCCATCTCATCCTCTCACCCCGTCCCGGCATGCTGAGAGCAGGGCCATGACTGTGGCTCCCACCTACCACACCCTGCCTCACCCATCCTCTCATGGGACAACCCACAGCACAATGACATGGGGCCCCCTGGAGCCACCAAACACCCCCAAACCCTGGAGCCTGAGCTGCCTCCGACCCGCGCCGCCGTTACGGCCCTCCGCTGCACTCTGCTACAAAGAG GATCTCAGTAAAAGTCCTAAGAGTGTGAAGAAACTCCTTCCCAAACGCAAACCTGAGAGAAAACAGTCTGAAGAGGAATTTGCTCTAAGGAAGA GTACGGCCGCTCTGGAAGAAGATGCCCAGATCCTGAAAGTTATTGAGGCATACTGCACCAGCGCCAAAACCAGGCAGACTCTGAACTCCA CATGGCAGGGCACGGACCTGATGCACAACCACGTGCTCGCCGACATGGACCAGTCCTGCATGGACTCGCCGGGCCGCCGCAGCAGCGTGTCTCGGCCAGAACTGAGCTCCGACCTGTCGGAGGACTCTGACTACGACTCCATCTGGACCAGCCACAGTTACAGGATGGGATCGGTGCCGCGAAAGA GATCACGACCAGAAACAGGGCTGCATGTGATCATCCCTGGTGAGGAGAAAGTTTTTCTAGACGATCCAAACCGCAACGGACAAAGTGTACTGGAAGAGAA GAGTTTGGTGGATGTGGTTTACGCCCTGCGGGATGAGGTTCAAGAGCTGAAACAG GACAATAAGAAGATGAAGAGATccctggaggaggagcagagagcACGTAGAGACTTGGAGAAAGTTGTGCGGCGAGTACTGAAGAGCATTAATGACCCAGCGTGGGATGAGACCAACCTGTGA